Genomic window (Deinococcus arcticus):
TGATTGGCTTTACCGGTACGCCGATTATCAAAGGGCAAGCGAAGAAGACGCACGAGATTTTCGGGCCGATGATTGACCAGTACACCATCCTGGAAAGCCAGGAGGACCGGGCGACCGTGCCGATTCTGTACGAGGGCCGCAAGGTCAATGCTTTCCTGAAAGACGGGAAGAGCGTGGACCAGCTCTTCGACCTGTTCTTCGACCAGCTGACGGACGACCAGCGGGACGAGTTGCAGCGCAGGTACGCCACGCAGGGTGAACTGCTGAACTCCCCGAAGCTCATCGCGGACAAGGCGCAGGACATACTGCTGCACTACGCCAGCGAGGTGCTCCCGAACGGCTTCAAGGCGCAGGTCGTGGCGCACAGCCGCGCCGCTGCCGTGCAGTACCACAAGGCGTTCGTCCGGGCGCAGCAGGACCTGGTCACCGAGTTGAACGAGCTGAACCCCCTGTTCCTGAGTCTGCCCATCGAGAAGCTCGCCAGCCTGGAAGAACGTACCCGCAGGCTCGTGGCGGCCCATCCGCACCGGGAGCGGCTGGCCGGGCTGGAGTTCGCCACGGTGATTTCAGACGGCGGGAAGGACGACCCCGCCGAGTGGGCTGAATGGACGGACCCGGCCAAGCAGGCCAAGCGCATCGGCGAGGACGGGCAGTTCAAGGACCCGAAGCACCCGCTCGGCCTCATCATCGTGAAGAGCATGCTACTGACGGGCTTCGACGCGCCGGTCGAGCAGGCGCTGTATCTGGACCGGAACATCCGGAACCATGAGCTGCTTCAGGCGATTGCCCGTGTGAACCGCACCGCCCCCGGCAAACGCCACGGGCTGGTCGTGGACTACTTCGGGGTGGGGCACCACCTGGCGCAGGCCCTGAGCGACTACACGCAGGCAGACATCCAGGGCAGCATGCAATCCATCACCGACACGCTGCCAAAGCTCGCAGCGGCCCACCTGGACGCCACCCGCCTGTTCACGGACGCCGGGCTGGCCCTGGATGACCGGGAAGCCTGCGTGAACCACCTGGCCGACCCGAAACAGCGGGCGGAATTCAAGGTGAAGCTTAAGGAGTTCCTCGACGCCCTGGACATCGTGCTGCCCCGCCCGGAAGCGCTGAAGTTCATCCGGGACGCCACGCTCCTCAGCCGGATTTACGACATGGTCCGGAAGGTGTACCGCGACACCGAGGACGAGGGCCTGCCCCTGGGCGCGGGAGCGAAGGTCAAGGCGCTCATCGCCCAGTACGTAGACGCCGAGGGCATCCAGGTCAAGGTGCCGCGCATCGAGGTGCTCGACCCGAACTTCCGCCAGGAGGTCGGCGGCTTCAAATCCAAACGCACCCAGGCTGCCGCCATGGAGCACGCCGCCCGGCACTTCATCACCGCCCACCTGGATGACGACCCGGTGTTCTACCAGAAGCTGAGTGAACGGCTGCAAGACATCATCAAGCTGCACAACGAGCACTGGGACGCCCTGGTCGAGGCCCTCAAGCGGTTCATCGCGGAGATGCAGAGTGGCAGACCCGCCGACCGGACGGGGCTCGACCCGAAGACGGAAGCGCCCTTCTTCAGCCTGATTGTCGCCGCTCAGGACGCGAAGTTCGAGGACTTGGCCGAGACCGAAGTGCGCCGGCTCATCGAGGGGACCGTCCACATCGTCCAGGGCCTGCGCCAGCGGACTACGGTGCCTGACTTCTGGCGGAATCCCGTTCAGCAGACCCAGGTACGCGGGTGGATGGCAGCGCACCTCGACGACCACAACCTGGTGGAGTTCGAGCAGTGCGGCGTGGTGGCCGATGACCTGATGCACCTGGCGAAGCGGCTGAATGCCCGGTGGAGTGCGCCGCTCTGAAGGCCCAGCCTGCCGCCGAATGGACCCTGCGCATTCAGGAGATGGAGTTCACCGTGCGGGAGAGCGCCCGCCGCAAGACCCTCAGCCTGGGCGTCGAGCGGGACGGGCAGTTGCTGCTGCTCGTGCCCGCCGGAACCAGTGAGGCGCAGCTGACGGCCTTCGTCACGTCCCGGCTGGACTGGCTGTACGGCAAACTCGCGGAGAAGACCGCGCTGCACCGCCCCTCACCGCAACGGGAGTATGTCAGCGGTGAGGGGTTCCTGTTCGAGGGCCGGTCGTACCGCCTGCACCTGGTCCAGGCCCACAGCCCCACCAGGCCAGACGCCTTACTGACGCTGAACGGCCAGCACTTCGAACTCCCGGAATCGCAGGCCGCCCAGGGCCGGGAGCTGTTCGTCCGCTGGTACACCGAGCAGCTCACGGAGTGGGCCGGGCACCAGGTCCAGCGGCTCGCGCTGCGGTTGAGGGTCCAGCCGAAGCAGGTGGAGGTCACGGACCTCGGCTACCGCTGGGGGGCCGCCAGCCGGACCGGTACCGTCTCGTTGCACTGGCGCGTCGCCCTGCTGCCCAGACGCATCGCCGAGTATGTGCTGCTGCACGAACTGGTCCACCTGGAGTTCCATCACCACAAGCCTGAATTCTGGGAGCGCCTGGAGGTGCTGCTGCCGGACTATGCCGAAAGGAAGCGCTGGCTGGCCAGGCACGGCGCGGACCATGACCTGTGACGGACGCTGTGCCTCACCACGTCCCCTCCTCTTCGGGAAACCTCACGGCTGCAAAGGTCAGGCGTTCGCCGCACGACTGTACTCCCGTTCACCTCCGCCCTCTTCCGCCGCGCAGCGGCCCGCCGTAGGCGGGGAACATGCGCTGACCTGAGCGGGCAGTCGGCCCCTTTGCCCCCTGAAAAAAGGCCCGCAGCGGAGTTGCAGTTCAGGTGGGAAACCACCCCCCCTCCCCTGCCCCTCGAAGAGCCCCCCAACGCCCCGGCCCGCAGGTTTGTAAGGTCCCCCCCGCCCCCTACCCCACACTGCCGCTCAGGTCCTCCTGCTCTGTGACCAGCCGGACGCGCTGTTCCCGAAAGTCTCCGCCGCCTGCGGCGTCGGCCTGCTCCGCAGGCGATTGCATGTGAAGGAATCGAGGCCAAGTCGCACGCAGCCAGGCAAGGGGTGCAATTCTTATGGGGCAATGCCCTCACCACGTCGCCCCAGCTCCTGGTCAGGTGCGCTGGCGCTCCTTCTCTTTCCAGCATATGGATTTCTTTTGAACTGACTTTCCTCTCTTATGGGGTCAGCGTCCAAGACCAGGACTGCTATATGTAGTATTGTCATCCACCCCCCACATGGGGGTATCAGCGCTGGAATGAGATGATTCCGTCGAGAAAGCCGATGACAACGCCCACTTCCAAAGTCGAACGCGACCAACTCCGCCGTCGCATTGAAGGGGCCTCCCACGGCCATGTCCTGGTCATCGTCGCCCCTCCTGGCTCTGGGAAGAGCAAGGCGATGTACGAAGCTGTATATGACATGGTCCTAGACCCGGACCTTCTCCTCTTTCGCCGGTTCCGGGCGCTTTGGGCGACACATGGCACCCAAGAGAAGACTGACCCGAAAGACAGCACCAGGGTGCGGAGAGCTCTGGGGCAAGAGGCGCGGGAACATCTGTCTGGCTTACTGAATCCCAGACTGAGCTTCCTGACTTACGACCCGTTCGAGCCAGCTTGGGAGGTCGTGAATGTCCTCTACGGCCGGGACTACTGCGCCGCCAACCAGATTGATTACGAACAGCAGTTCACCACGTCCCGGAACAGTGTGGTGTCGGTTATCAGCCATGCGCATCTGCCTATGGTCCTGAACAACCCGTCCAACCCGAACTATCAAAAGCTTAAAGACGTATCACTCATCGTCATCGATGAAGACCCCACGAGCTCATTCATCTACACGCTGGGGGCAGCACGCAAGGACCCGACCGTCACCGCGAACAGCCCGATCACCCGGGATTTCCTCCAGACACGCCAGTCCCTGGGGCAGGCTGGGAATATCGAACAGGCCATTTTGCGTCTCATGGACAGGGCGACTACTGGTGCATTCGATGCCGAGGCTGAGCACGTAACCAACCGACGACGGAAGTCGACGTCTTACAGTCTGACTGGCGCTGCATTCTGGAAAGCACTGGCCCAGGAGCTCGATGGGGCCGTGCCTGATTTCCGCCACTTCCAGGACAGTCTTCGCGCAGCTGTTGACACCGACACAGAGCGAATTCCCGCAGATTTCTTCGCCGCCTTCACAGAGGACCTGGCTTCTCCCAAAGCGGAAAGCGCCCGGTTCGGGTTGACCTGGATCAAAGCAGCGGACCACACCATCAGGGGAATGCAGTTCCGAGGGGACGTGCTCCGGCGTATTCCGAGGGACACCCCACCCATCGTTGTTCTGGACGCTTATGCCAGTCGGGAACTGCGGCAGTACGAGCGACTGTTCCCCAATCATACGGTGACCTATGTCGAGGAGTGGCCCTTTACCCCGCTGGACATTGAACACACCACAGACCTTGACGACGCTGAGGACGAAGGAGAAGTCGATCTTGGAATCGACCGTGTGAATCTCGTGGCCGGGAAGCAGCCGCAGCTCCGCAACTATCTGATGGCCGAGACGGGCGAACTGACGCGGGGGCATCCTGCGGGAACCTTGATGCTGTCGTACCGGAATGTCATCAAGCACCTGGAAGACCCAGAACTCCAGGCCCGCTGGTCTTGGCGGTCATCACCCCCTCTGACTGCGCTTCCACCGAAGGCCGTCGAGACCATGTGGTGGTTCAGCGGACGGGGCATCAACTCGTTCGACGGGCGGCATGTGGTGGCCTGGCATCCCCCCCACCGTCCCGTTACCTACAGGTGGCACACGATGGCTGCTCTGGCCCCCCACTCACCATCCGACCGGAACCAGCTGGCGCGACACGCTTTCCAGAGCGAACTGCTGCAAATGCTCCACCGTGGTAGACAGACCAATTATCCTGTGGGTACACCCGACCGCCCCCGCGTCGTCCTGTTCTTCCATCCTGGAGAGCTTCCCCCCACCTGGGCGACGACCCGGCCTTTTCAGCCTCAGCTCCGCTTCAGTCGCCATGCCAAGAATCCGCTCCACCCTGCGGCGGTCCAGGCCATCGCAGCTGAGCTTCACGCACTCCTTGGCGGCGTCCCGCAGGCCTGTCTGGCAGGGCTGGAGCTCTACACAGCTAAACCCATGGAAAAGGCGCTGTGGACCTCCATAGAGCCTGAACTTCGGCTTCTGCTGAAGACCGACCCCGCAGCTCCAGTTAAGGCTCCGGTCCTTTTCGCCTGGACGACACATCCCGACGTCCTCCAACATCGCCTCGGGGAATTCAAGGCGGCCGATGGGAGCACAACAGCCCTGATCGCCGGAGCTCTTCATTCAGCTGATGAACCTGCGCTTCACGCACTGACGAAACATGATGTGAAGGTGGTCGTAGCGGGCAGAGCATCGACCACCCGCGTCTTCGCAGCGACGACCAGTGATGCCGAAAGAGCCCTGCGCAGACTACTCAGATAGGTGGGCCTGGACGGCCTGCTCCACAACAACCGAAACCATTTCACCCTCTCAACCGCCCGGCTTGCGCCGGGCGAATTTCTTCGACCCGGAGGTCACCCATGTATAAGAAAACCATCGACGAGCCCTCCTTCGTCGCCGCCCATGCGCGGGGCTGCAAGGATGCCGAATTGGCTGCCCTGTTCGGTATCAGCCTCGCTACCGTGAAGCGCCGCAGGCAGCACCTGGGCCTGGGCAGCAACTGCCACCACAACAACCGGGGAAAGCTCGCCGAGCAGCTGACCGCCCAGCTTCTTTCGGCCTCAGGGGCAGAGGTCACGCCCTCCACCCATCACCGAGCGCCATTCGACCTGCTGGTGAACGGCTGGCGTGTTGACGTGAAACTCGGCTACTGCCGAAGCGGCCAGTCAGGCACGGGGGCAACCTACGAGTTCCGCCTCGAAGCGTCCCGCAGCTCCCATTTCATGACCCACAAGTACGGCAAGGACTACCAGCGCGATACCGACTTCCTCGCGCTGGTCATCCTGAACGAGCAGCAGACCGACCTGAAGTACCTCTACCTGCTCCCGGCCTCAGCCTGGCAGCCCACCGTCACCGTCCGCCCGGACTCACCCTTCTGCCCGTTCCAGCCTTACCTGGGTCGCCTGAGCCCGCTCACCGCACGTTCGGGGGCAGCGTGACGCGGATGGGCGGCGTGCCCCAGGCCGGCAGGATGGCCGTCAGGCATGTCACCAGTTCGGCCAGTCGGGCGGTATCGAGCGTCATGGTCCAGGCAGCCGTGTCCGGCGAGGGAGGCAGCCAGGCACGAACACCGTCCAACTTCCTTCCCTTCGCGTCCGTGAAGAGTTCCACCCGGCCCGTCGCCACCGCCCGCCGCCAGCGGGGCAGGTTCGCCACAAAGCCCTCCGGGTTGTGCAGGTCCAGGTCCCGGCTGACCACAGCAGGAATGCGCCGGGTGGTGAGCTCATCGTCCGCCAGGTCGAACACCATCTCCTCCAGCGGGCAGAGCACGACCAAGCCCAGCAGCGTCATCACGAGCTGCATGGGGACCGAGACGTGGTCGTATGCCTTGGCGGGGTGCTCCCAGGCCCAGCGAATCTGGGCGAGATTCCGGCCCAGGCCAAGCGTGACGAGCCGCATCCGCTCGGTCCGGGGTTCGGTCGCCTCCATGTCGCCCCCGGCCCTTCCCGAGGCTCTGGCGGGGTTCTGGGCCTGCTGGCCCCGTGGCCCCCCAGGGTCTGCCGGACCGGCCCCGCCCGCCACATCACGGGCTGGCGTTTCATCCTTCTTCTTCGGCATGGCCCGTCCTCCTCAGCGCTTCAGGGCGCTCACCGGGCTGGCCCGGCGGTGAACGTCTTTCAGGTCGTCGTCCTGCAAGACCGCGTAGCGGTTCGTCATCTCCAGCGTGGTGTGGCCGAGAATGCGCTGAAGCGTGAACACGTCCCCCGAATTCCTGAGGTAGTTCACGGCGAAGCCCCGCCGGAAGGTGTGGGGCGTGAAGACGGGCAGCCCAGCCGTGCGGCACAGCCGCTCCAGCATCTGCTTCACGCTGTCCCGGTTCATCGGGGTCTCGTCGTTCGACAGGAACAAGTACGGCAACCGGGTTTCCGGGCGTTCCGTGTTCACGTAACGGGTCAGGTGCCGCAGCGCGGCCCTGGAGACCGGGACCACCCGGCTCCGGCCTCCCTTGGCCTCCTGAACGCGAATGCGCCCGCCCGTCTGCACGTCGTCCAGCTGAAGGGCGCAGAGCTCCGAAACGCGCACCCCCGTGTCGAAGAGCACAGCCAGGACCGCCCGGTCCCGAAACGGGTGCTTGGTGCTCCGGGCGACGTCCATGAGCTGCTGGACTTCCGCTGTGTCGATGGCGGGCAGGACCTTCCGGGGCAGCTTCGGCATCGGCACACGCTGCATCGGGGACTTCTCCAGAATCTCGTCGTCCTCCAGCCACCGGAAGAAGGTCTTGAGGGGCCGCAGCCGGGCGTGCGCCGCACCGGGACTCAGGCACTCGCCCAGGTGGGTGACGTAGGCGCGCATCAGCGTGCGGGTGACGTCCTCGGCGAGGGTCACCCCCGCTGGCTCGGCGTAGTCCAGGAACTTGTCCAGCGACAGCTTGTACGCGGCCATCGTTCCTGGTGCGTGGCCCTTCTGGCGGCAGTGCATGAGAAAGTCCTGGGTGTGCTGGCGGAGGGTGAAGTGCATATCGGGCTCCTTCGACCCGGCTGAATGACCTCAAGCTCTGGGCTGGATGACCCCAAAATCCGGAGTTTCAGACCCCACGCTTTTGCCACTATTCAGCCAGATGCATGCCCAACGACCCGACAGGTAAAAACCGAATTCCCCCGTCCAGGACGGGGGAATTCTTTGTTGGTGCGGATGCCCAGACTTGAACTGGGGACCTCACGCTTATCAGGCGTGCGCTCTAACCAGCTGAGCTACACCCGCGCCCTTCTTGGCCGCGCCCTCTCGGGCAGGCGGGCATAAATGTAGCAGGGCCGGCAAAGGCTGTCAACGCCCGGCCACTCAGCGCGGCCACAGCGTGGGCGTGGCCGGCGGGGTGATGGAACTGTGGGCGTCCAGGGCGTAGCGGTCGGTCATGCCGGCCAGGTAATCGCACACGGCGCGGGGCAGATCGCCCGCCTGGGCGCGGGCGCGGAAGGTAGGCGGCAACATGCTGGGGCGGTTCACCAGGGCCTCGAACAGGGTGGTGAGCACGCGGGTGGCCTGCTCCACCTGCATCTCCACGCGCCAGTGGCGGTAAAGGTTCTCGCGCAGAAAGGCACTGGTCTCGCGCAGGCGCTCCTGCATGGCCGGGCTGTAGGTGATCAGGGGCCCGGCAAAGGTGCGGGCGGCCTCCGGGCGGCGCACGCCGCTGGCCTCGATGGCCGCGTGACTGGCGTGGGTCAGGTCGCGGATCAGGGTGCCCAGCAGCCGGCGGTGCAGGGTGCGGCGCTCGCGCTCGGTCAGGGTGTCGCCGCGCAGCCCCGCGCCCCCTAGCAGCTCGCACCACAGGGGCAGGGCACACAGCTGCGCCGGGGTAATCAGGCCGCTGCGCAGGCCGTCGTCTATGTCGTGGGCGGTGTAGGCCAGGGCGTCGGCGGCGTCCACCAGCTGCGCTTCCAGACTGGGGCGACCCAGGCCGGCGCGGTCATGCTTGTTCAGGCCGTCCAGCGTGTCCAGGGTGAGGTTCAGACCCGCGTATTCGGATTTGGGGCGCTCCAGTTCGGTCACGATGCGCCGCGCCTGGGTGTTGTGGTTAAAGCCGCCGTGCCCGGCCATCAGGGTGTTCAGCACCCGCTCGCCCGCGTGGCCAAACGGCGGGTGGCCCAGGTCGTGCGCCAGGGCCACCGCTTCGGCCAGCGTTTCGTTCAGGCCCAGCGACAGCGCCGCGCTGCGGGCCACCTGCCCCACCTCCAGGGTATGGGTCAGGCGGGTGCGGTAATGGTCGCCCGCCGCCGAGAGAAACACCTGCGTCTTGGCCTCCAGGCGCCGGAAGGCCGTGGTGTGCAGCACCCGGTCGCGGTCTTTCTGAAAGGCCGTGCGGGTGTCGCTCTCGCGCTCGGGGTGTTCGCGCGTGGCTGCCCGGCTCAGGGCAGCGTAGGGGGCCAGGGTGGCGGCCTCGCGCGCTTCGAGCTGGGCCCGGGTGATCATCCCCTGCAGTGTACGGCGCCCCCCGCGCCCGGGGGCCGGTGCATTACAGTTGCCGCAAGATGAGTGAGCAGACGCAGGTGATCTATGACGGCCACATCGTGCGGCTGGAAGTGCAGGACGGCAAATGGGAGATCGTGCGCCACGCCAGCGCGGTGGCGGTGCTGGCCCTGAACGCGCGCGGCGAGATGCTCCTGGTGCGCCAGCAGCGCCGCGCGATTGACGCCGTGACGGTGGAGGCGCCGGCGGGCCTGATTGACGAGGGCGAGTCGCCCGAAACCGCCGCCCGCCGCGAACTGCAGGAGGAAGCGGGCCTGGACGGCGACATGACGCTGCTCACCCGCTTTTATTCCAGCCCGGGCTTCTGCGACGAGGAAC
Coding sequences:
- a CDS encoding type I restriction endonuclease subunit R, with translation MTPGAEYNEVEAPLLRHLQGLGWSYLEGDKFVPAVTERESFQQHLLEGRLREAVRRINAPDCPWLEDAHISQAVSQLTRLPAGLHGLMAVNEHLTRVLLDGAQVTGPDGKGHTVRFIEFRPEYLHRNDFLAVNQFRVDPPGHSGGAGYIVPDVVLFVNGIPLVVVECKSPDVTAPIEKSVNDLLLYQNLRGSVEPEGVQGFFHTVQLLVGTSFYEAVLGTVGAPLESFLTWKDTYPFTREQVQAQLGKPQLHAQQVLTAGVLNPATLLDLLENFTLTDAKSKRVARYQQYRAVRKALQRLRTGKTKLLGAEVDGRGGVVWHTQGSGKSLTMMFLVRAIRTIPELRSYKIVVVTDRRDLEKQLASTARVAGEPVKVARGVKELYQALAVPGAGFVFGMVQKLRGQPEETFDANQAVVNAQPNLLVLVDEAHRSHSSAQHANLRAALPNAAMIGFTGTPIIKGQAKKTHEIFGPMIDQYTILESQEDRATVPILYEGRKVNAFLKDGKSVDQLFDLFFDQLTDDQRDELQRRYATQGELLNSPKLIADKAQDILLHYASEVLPNGFKAQVVAHSRAAAVQYHKAFVRAQQDLVTELNELNPLFLSLPIEKLASLEERTRRLVAAHPHRERLAGLEFATVISDGGKDDPAEWAEWTDPAKQAKRIGEDGQFKDPKHPLGLIIVKSMLLTGFDAPVEQALYLDRNIRNHELLQAIARVNRTAPGKRHGLVVDYFGVGHHLAQALSDYTQADIQGSMQSITDTLPKLAAAHLDATRLFTDAGLALDDREACVNHLADPKQRAEFKVKLKEFLDALDIVLPRPEALKFIRDATLLSRIYDMVRKVYRDTEDEGLPLGAGAKVKALIAQYVDAEGIQVKVPRIEVLDPNFRQEVGGFKSKRTQAAAMEHAARHFITAHLDDDPVFYQKLSERLQDIIKLHNEHWDALVEALKRFIAEMQSGRPADRTGLDPKTEAPFFSLIVAAQDAKFEDLAETEVRRLIEGTVHIVQGLRQRTTVPDFWRNPVQQTQVRGWMAAHLDDHNLVEFEQCGVVADDLMHLAKRLNARWSAPL
- a CDS encoding M48 family metallopeptidase, producing MECAALKAQPAAEWTLRIQEMEFTVRESARRKTLSLGVERDGQLLLLVPAGTSEAQLTAFVTSRLDWLYGKLAEKTALHRPSPQREYVSGEGFLFEGRSYRLHLVQAHSPTRPDALLTLNGQHFELPESQAAQGRELFVRWYTEQLTEWAGHQVQRLALRLRVQPKQVEVTDLGYRWGAASRTGTVSLHWRVALLPRRIAEYVLLHELVHLEFHHHKPEFWERLEVLLPDYAERKRWLARHGADHDL
- a CDS encoding tyrosine-type recombinase/integrase, with translation MHFTLRQHTQDFLMHCRQKGHAPGTMAAYKLSLDKFLDYAEPAGVTLAEDVTRTLMRAYVTHLGECLSPGAAHARLRPLKTFFRWLEDDEILEKSPMQRVPMPKLPRKVLPAIDTAEVQQLMDVARSTKHPFRDRAVLAVLFDTGVRVSELCALQLDDVQTGGRIRVQEAKGGRSRVVPVSRAALRHLTRYVNTERPETRLPYLFLSNDETPMNRDSVKQMLERLCRTAGLPVFTPHTFRRGFAVNYLRNSGDVFTLQRILGHTTLEMTNRYAVLQDDDLKDVHRRASPVSALKR
- the dgt gene encoding dGTP triphosphohydrolase; this encodes MITRAQLEAREAATLAPYAALSRAATREHPERESDTRTAFQKDRDRVLHTTAFRRLEAKTQVFLSAAGDHYRTRLTHTLEVGQVARSAALSLGLNETLAEAVALAHDLGHPPFGHAGERVLNTLMAGHGGFNHNTQARRIVTELERPKSEYAGLNLTLDTLDGLNKHDRAGLGRPSLEAQLVDAADALAYTAHDIDDGLRSGLITPAQLCALPLWCELLGGAGLRGDTLTERERRTLHRRLLGTLIRDLTHASHAAIEASGVRRPEAARTFAGPLITYSPAMQERLRETSAFLRENLYRHWRVEMQVEQATRVLTTLFEALVNRPSMLPPTFRARAQAGDLPRAVCDYLAGMTDRYALDAHSSITPPATPTLWPR
- a CDS encoding NUDIX domain-containing protein, whose amino-acid sequence is MSEQTQVIYDGHIVRLEVQDGKWEIVRHASAVAVLALNARGEMLLVRQQRRAIDAVTVEAPAGLIDEGESPETAARRELQEEAGLDGDMTLLTRFYSSPGFCDEELHVFEATGLRESKLPHDEDEEGIEVLWLPPAQVLAGLRSGSLVGSASTVTAALFGLQRLAERA